A window of Cryptomeria japonica chromosome 3, Sugi_1.0, whole genome shotgun sequence contains these coding sequences:
- the LOC131873918 gene encoding uncharacterized protein LOC131873918 — MCRYHAVPAKVPSNPRKAELHLPQGHPSPSYPHPHFHPRKSTQIHNLHDDSPPMEPPPATANPPNTNTHHRIDAFSFTDLSFLQEEDDDDEEEDRVKKEWVDDCGSDNECSTPQHPVLFPGEELCHILQGVCSCRTQLEATLLRDVREALRSLGLSAQNDGHSNLRRNVMNNLRRAGYNAGICKTRWEQTNGYPAGDYEFIDVILGAKSNDRLLVDIDFRAQFEIARPTAEYAALVEVIPSLLVGSVDKLRDIIWIMCDAAKRSLKARGLHLPPWRKKRYIEAKWLASHKRTTSHDQHQQHLLLTQWNACFLHHNNLRSTGRISGLVRALAQAVTHNNTNDVY, encoded by the exons ATGTGCCGCTACCACGCTGTCCCAGCGAAAGTGCCATCGAACCCACGAAAGGCCGagcttcaccttcctcaaggacaCCCGTCTCCTTCCTACCCACACCCACATTTTCACCCAAGAAAAAGCACCCAGATTCATAATCTTCATGATGATTCTCCACCAATGGAACCTCCGCCTGCAACTGCAAACCCTCCCAACACTAACACCCATCACAGGATCGACGCTTTCTCTTTCACGGACTTGAGCTTTCTTCAagaggaagatgatgatgatgaagaagaagacagaGTAAAAAAAGAATGGGTTGATGACTGCGGAAGTGACAACGAATGCTCCACTCCTCAACACCCAGTTCTATTTCCGGGAGAGGAACTCTGCCACATTCTACAG GGTGTTTGCTCCTGCAGAACACAACTGGAGGCAACGCTGCTTAGAGATGTGAGAGAAGCTCTGCGGAGTTTAGGCCTTTCTGCTCAGAACGATGGCCACAGTAATCTGCGACGAAACGTAATGAACAATCTACGACGCGCAGGGTATAATGCAGGTATTTGCAAAACACGGTGGGAGCAAACGAACGGATACCCTGCAG GTGATTACGAGTTCATTGACGTGATTTTGGGGGCGAAGAGCAATGATCGGCTGTTGGTGGACATAGATTTCAGAGCGCAATTTGAGATCGCTCGGCCCACTGCAGAATATGCAGCTTTGGTGGAGGTGATTCCTAGTTTGCTTGTGGGAAGCGTGGATAAGCTTCGTGACATCATCTGGATCATGTGTGACGCGGCGAAGAGATCGCTGAAAGCAAGGGGATTGCATCTCCCTCCGTGGAGAAAAAAACGTTATATTGAAGCCAAATGGTTGGCTTCCCACAAGCGAACCACCAGCCATGATCAGCATCAGCAGCACCTTCTTCTCACCCAGTGGAACGCCTGCTTTCTTCACCACAACAATCTCAGATCTACAGGAAGGATTTCTGGGTTAGTCAGAGCATTGGCACAGGCAGTCACTCATAACAATACAAACGACGTATATTAG